In Geopsychrobacter electrodiphilus DSM 16401, a single window of DNA contains:
- a CDS encoding efflux RND transporter periplasmic adaptor subunit, producing the protein MKHHTPTTRGTRPLSLMKPAGITWLFTLLFLLLVLSGCSENKAGRSAQAKSAPKPLPVKIASVVLKDMPVELRAIGSAEAFARVEIRSQVSGLLEQVGFKEGDRIKKGDLLFRIDSRPFASRLEQASAALSRDRAELENARKQVARYLPAATQGYASVEQSDQAQTSVASLEATLLADQAALKNARLELDNCTISSPLSGYSGELLVDPGALIKATDQALVTINQTSPIKVSFTLPEQALPELKKHLKAGDMEVFVDSAGTQVTGKLSFVDNQVNQATGTIRLKAIVNNDLRQLWPGEFVNVRLRLTTIKSASVIPTRAIQSSQTGDFVYVVKSDQTVEQRSVNVAFSVDDQSVIEKGLDPGETVVTDGQLRLRPGAMVKALEDPATTAAPKAAQ; encoded by the coding sequence ATGAAACACCACACACCAACAACCCGTGGAACCAGGCCTCTATCCTTGATGAAACCTGCCGGGATTACCTGGCTTTTCACCCTTCTTTTTCTGTTGTTGGTCCTGAGCGGCTGTTCGGAGAACAAAGCGGGGCGGTCAGCCCAAGCCAAATCCGCGCCGAAGCCCCTGCCGGTCAAAATCGCCAGCGTTGTACTTAAGGATATGCCCGTCGAACTGCGTGCCATCGGCAGCGCCGAAGCCTTCGCCCGGGTCGAGATTCGCTCGCAGGTCAGCGGCCTGCTCGAACAGGTCGGGTTTAAGGAGGGGGATCGGATCAAAAAAGGAGACCTGCTGTTCCGTATCGATTCACGTCCCTTTGCCAGCCGGCTTGAGCAGGCGAGTGCGGCCCTGTCCAGAGACCGCGCCGAACTTGAAAATGCGCGCAAACAGGTCGCGCGCTATCTCCCCGCCGCTACGCAGGGCTACGCTTCCGTCGAGCAGTCCGATCAGGCCCAGACCAGCGTGGCGAGCCTGGAGGCCACGCTGCTGGCCGATCAGGCCGCGCTCAAGAATGCGCGCCTCGAGCTGGATAATTGCACGATCAGCTCGCCCCTCTCCGGCTACAGCGGCGAGCTGCTGGTCGATCCCGGCGCGCTGATCAAGGCGACGGATCAGGCTTTGGTGACGATCAATCAGACCTCACCGATCAAGGTCAGTTTCACCCTGCCTGAACAAGCCCTGCCGGAACTCAAGAAGCATCTTAAGGCCGGGGATATGGAGGTGTTCGTCGATTCCGCCGGCACCCAGGTGACCGGCAAGCTCAGCTTTGTCGATAATCAGGTGAATCAGGCGACCGGCACCATCCGCCTCAAGGCCATTGTTAACAATGATCTCCGCCAGCTGTGGCCGGGAGAATTCGTTAACGTCCGCCTGCGCTTGACCACCATCAAGAGCGCAAGCGTCATTCCGACCCGCGCGATACAGTCCAGTCAGACTGGAGATTTCGTCTACGTGGTCAAGAGCGATCAGACGGTTGAACAGCGTTCCGTCAATGTGGCATTCAGCGTTGACGATCAGAGCGTGATTGAAAAGGGTCTCGACCCGGGGGAAACGGTGGTCACCGACGGCCAGCTGCGCTTGCGCCCCGGAGCCATGGTTAAAGCGCTTGAGGACCCCGCGACAACCGCTGCCCCCAAGGCGGCCCAATGA
- a CDS encoding efflux RND transporter permease subunit: MNISALFIRRPVMTSLVMSAILIFGTFAYQLLAVNDLPSIDFPTIQVRASLPGASPETMASAVATPLERQLSTIAGIDSLSSTNGEGSTIITIQFALDRDIDAAAQDVQTAISQAARRLPREMSSPPSIRKVNPAASSILYLAMTSKTLPLSEVNEFADTVIAPSISMVNGVAQVNVYGSQKYAVRIGLDPRKLASLKIGLDEVEQVLAKWNVNLPTGGLEGENQSFTIQVSGQLYNAAAFRKLVVAYRDAAPVRLSDIATVSDSVENDKVAAWFSTKQQTTRAVILAIQRQPGTNTIKVVNDIIKQLPSFRQQLPGAVELNLMYDRSSSIRESVAEVKLTLLITIALVILVIFLFLRNLSATIIPALALPLSIVGTFAAMQLLGYSVNNITLLALTLSVGFVVDDAIVMLENIVRHMEHGETAREAAFKGAQEIGFTIISMTISLVAVFIPVLFMAGMLGRVLHEFAVTITVAILISGFVSLTLTPMLGSRFLKPPSNKQHSALYNLMERFFAGWLRLYDKSLHWVLRFRRLTLVLTLVLTLVTIWLFSRMPTGLFPPDDVGALRGITEGTQGVSFEEMKRNQAQLAAIIIQDPDVEAFMSSVGAAGSRVGSNSGFMFIKLKPRAERKADADQIIQRLRPKLTGVPGIKIFLQNPPPIRLETKSSKAQYQFVLQDPDSTELYAHAEKFEEQLRNLPQLQDVTSDLEIKNPQLNLTIDRDRAAALGVSAEQIESTLYSAYGTRQVSTIFTPTNQYQVIMELAPQYQTDPAALELLYVRSDRGALVPLKSLVSITRGLGPLSVNHLGQITAVTISFNLRPDVPLGDAVKLIEQAALSLPATITTGFQGAAQVYQASTKGLALLLILAVLVIYLVLGILYESYIHPLTILSGLPSAGFGALITLMIFGKDLNLYAFVGIIMLVGIVKKNAIMMIDFALEAQRTEGKAPLDAIVQGCLVRFRPIMMTTMAALMGTLPIAIGIGAGAESRRALGLAVVGGLLVSQLMTLYITPVIYYYMDRAQAWVKMRLFRQGENKPARITTSEQKQR, translated from the coding sequence ATGAACATTTCCGCCCTGTTTATCCGCCGCCCGGTCATGACCAGCCTGGTCATGTCGGCGATCTTGATCTTCGGCACCTTTGCCTACCAGCTGCTGGCAGTCAACGATCTGCCGAGTATTGATTTTCCGACCATCCAGGTGCGCGCCAGCCTCCCCGGCGCCAGCCCCGAAACCATGGCCAGCGCCGTGGCGACCCCGCTCGAACGTCAGCTTTCGACCATCGCCGGGATTGATTCCTTAAGCTCCACCAACGGTGAAGGCTCGACTATCATCACCATTCAGTTCGCCCTCGATCGGGATATCGACGCGGCCGCTCAGGATGTACAGACCGCCATTTCTCAGGCGGCGCGACGTCTGCCGCGTGAAATGTCGAGCCCCCCTTCGATCCGCAAGGTCAACCCGGCCGCTTCGTCAATCCTCTACCTGGCAATGACCTCAAAAACCCTGCCCCTCTCCGAGGTCAACGAGTTTGCCGATACGGTCATCGCGCCGAGCATCTCCATGGTCAACGGAGTGGCACAGGTCAATGTTTACGGCTCGCAGAAGTATGCCGTGCGGATCGGCCTCGACCCGCGCAAGCTGGCGAGTCTGAAGATCGGCCTCGACGAGGTCGAGCAGGTGCTCGCCAAATGGAATGTCAACCTGCCCACCGGCGGGCTGGAGGGGGAGAATCAGTCGTTCACCATCCAGGTCAGCGGTCAGCTTTATAACGCCGCCGCCTTCCGTAAGCTGGTCGTGGCCTATCGTGACGCGGCACCGGTGCGCCTGTCCGACATCGCCACCGTCAGCGACAGCGTCGAGAACGACAAGGTCGCTGCCTGGTTCAGCACCAAACAACAGACCACCCGCGCGGTCATTCTGGCGATCCAGCGCCAGCCCGGCACCAACACCATCAAAGTCGTCAACGACATCATCAAGCAGCTGCCGAGCTTCCGCCAGCAGCTCCCCGGTGCGGTCGAGCTGAATCTCATGTACGACCGCTCCAGCTCGATCCGCGAATCGGTCGCCGAAGTCAAACTTACCCTGTTAATCACCATCGCACTGGTGATCCTGGTGATCTTTCTCTTTCTGCGCAACCTCTCGGCGACGATCATCCCCGCCCTGGCGCTGCCGCTGTCGATCGTCGGCACCTTCGCCGCCATGCAGCTGCTCGGCTATTCGGTCAACAACATCACCCTGCTGGCATTAACCCTGTCGGTCGGCTTTGTCGTGGATGACGCCATCGTCATGCTCGAAAACATCGTGCGTCACATGGAGCATGGCGAGACGGCGCGCGAAGCGGCCTTCAAGGGTGCGCAGGAGATCGGCTTCACCATCATCTCCATGACCATCTCGCTGGTCGCGGTCTTTATTCCGGTGCTCTTCATGGCCGGCATGCTTGGACGGGTGCTGCACGAGTTTGCGGTGACCATCACGGTGGCGATTCTGATCTCGGGTTTTGTCTCGCTGACCCTGACCCCGATGCTCGGCAGCCGCTTCCTCAAACCACCTTCCAACAAGCAGCATAGTGCTCTGTATAACCTGATGGAGCGCTTCTTCGCTGGCTGGTTGCGACTCTATGATAAATCACTTCACTGGGTGCTGCGCTTCCGTCGCCTAACCCTGGTGTTGACCCTGGTGCTGACCCTGGTGACGATCTGGCTGTTCAGCCGGATGCCGACCGGGCTCTTCCCGCCCGACGATGTCGGCGCGCTGCGCGGCATCACCGAAGGCACACAGGGGGTTTCCTTCGAAGAGATGAAACGCAACCAGGCACAGCTGGCGGCAATTATTATTCAGGACCCCGATGTCGAGGCCTTCATGTCCTCGGTCGGCGCTGCCGGTTCACGGGTCGGCTCCAACAGCGGCTTTATGTTCATCAAACTCAAGCCGCGCGCTGAGCGCAAGGCGGACGCCGATCAGATTATCCAGCGCCTGCGCCCCAAACTCACCGGTGTCCCGGGGATCAAAATCTTCTTGCAGAATCCGCCGCCGATCCGGCTTGAAACCAAGAGCAGCAAAGCTCAGTACCAGTTCGTGCTGCAGGATCCCGACAGCACAGAGCTCTATGCCCATGCCGAAAAATTTGAAGAGCAGCTGCGCAACCTGCCCCAGCTGCAGGATGTCACCTCCGACCTCGAGATCAAGAATCCGCAGCTGAACCTGACCATCGACCGTGACCGCGCCGCGGCCCTCGGCGTCAGCGCCGAGCAGATCGAGAGCACCCTTTACTCGGCCTACGGCACCCGCCAGGTCTCGACGATCTTCACCCCGACCAATCAGTATCAGGTCATCATGGAGCTGGCGCCGCAGTACCAGACCGACCCGGCGGCGCTCGAACTGCTCTATGTTCGCTCAGATCGGGGCGCGCTGGTGCCCCTGAAATCGCTGGTCAGCATCACACGCGGCCTGGGCCCGCTGTCGGTCAATCATCTGGGCCAGATCACTGCGGTGACCATCTCGTTCAACTTGCGCCCGGATGTTCCGTTAGGGGACGCGGTCAAGCTCATCGAGCAAGCGGCGCTCAGCCTGCCGGCAACCATCACCACCGGTTTTCAGGGCGCCGCCCAGGTTTATCAGGCCTCGACCAAGGGGCTGGCCCTGCTGCTGATTCTGGCGGTCCTGGTCATCTATCTGGTGCTGGGAATTCTGTATGAGAGTTACATCCATCCGCTGACGATCCTCTCCGGCCTGCCGTCGGCCGGCTTCGGCGCTCTGATCACCCTAATGATCTTCGGCAAGGATCTCAACCTCTACGCCTTCGTCGGTATTATCATGCTGGTCGGGATCGTCAAGAAGAACGCGATCATGATGATCGACTTCGCGCTGGAGGCCCAACGCACCGAAGGGAAGGCCCCGCTGGACGCGATCGTCCAGGGCTGCCTGGTGCGTTTTCGACCGATCATGATGACCACCATGGCGGCGCTGATGGGCACCCTGCCCATCGCCATCGGCATCGGTGCCGGCGCCGAATCACGCCGCGCCCTGGGCCTCGCCGTAGTCGGCGGGCTGCTGGTGTCGCAGCTCATGACCCTGTATATCACCCCGGTCATCTACTACTACATGGACCGGGCGCAGGCCTGGGTTAAGATGCGTCTCTTCAGGCAGGGGGAGAATAAACCGGCGAGGATTACGACGTCAGAGCAAAAACAACGATAA
- a CDS encoding DUF1059 domain-containing protein, giving the protein MGRKYVECRHLSGDTHCPKTLVADSDNELMEAVIKHAINAHGLANTSSFRKEVSTHFKEGNPPL; this is encoded by the coding sequence ATGGGACGCAAATATGTGGAATGTCGTCATCTTTCAGGTGACACTCATTGTCCCAAAACTCTTGTCGCTGACAGCGACAACGAACTGATGGAGGCCGTGATCAAGCACGCGATCAACGCTCATGGTCTTGCCAACACCTCGAGTTTCCGCAAAGAGGTCAGCACACACTTCAAAGAAGGCAATCCACCACTTTGA
- a CDS encoding cache domain-containing protein: MARKNQRLILTISLLLVVGFLLTSLASFFVSRASLRQQITQSTLPLTSDTIYSEIQRDLLKPIFISSLMAQDTFLRDWVLAGEKAPTAMTRYLKEIQERYQTETSFFISEKTGTYYQAKGILKHISPDNKRDAWYFRVRNMAADYEVNIDQDMANLDTMTVFINYKVFDFSGKFIGATGVGLTVNSVKTLLDSYQQKYGREVYFIDRKGAVTLHSDNFPEGITTLSMKPGISSLKDAILTSENGVFSFQNQGSRVHLNSRFIPEFNWYLLVEQNEDAALSSIYKTLVINLLICAALTAIVLFLTHLTIKSYQSRIETLRGIVPICAFCKKVRDDQGYWNQVEAYIEKHSEAEFSHSYCPDCVDKNFPQYADKINKRS; the protein is encoded by the coding sequence ATGGCCCGTAAAAATCAGCGGCTCATTCTCACAATCAGCCTGCTGCTGGTTGTCGGGTTTTTACTCACCAGTCTTGCCAGCTTCTTCGTTTCGCGTGCTTCACTCCGGCAGCAGATCACTCAAAGCACCCTGCCGCTGACCAGCGACACCATCTATTCAGAAATTCAGCGCGACCTCTTAAAGCCGATTTTCATCTCATCCCTGATGGCCCAGGATACCTTCTTGCGCGACTGGGTTCTTGCAGGGGAAAAAGCCCCCACGGCTATGACCCGCTACCTCAAGGAAATCCAGGAGCGTTATCAGACTGAAACCAGTTTTTTCATCTCGGAGAAGACAGGCACCTATTATCAGGCCAAAGGAATTCTCAAACATATTTCGCCCGACAATAAACGCGACGCCTGGTATTTCCGGGTGCGCAACATGGCCGCTGATTATGAAGTCAACATTGATCAGGACATGGCCAATCTCGACACCATGACGGTCTTCATCAATTATAAGGTCTTCGACTTTTCGGGAAAATTTATCGGCGCCACGGGAGTAGGGCTGACGGTCAATTCGGTCAAAACCCTGCTCGACAGCTATCAGCAGAAATACGGGCGCGAAGTTTATTTTATTGATCGGAAAGGCGCTGTAACCTTGCATAGCGACAATTTTCCGGAGGGGATCACGACCCTGTCGATGAAACCTGGAATCTCGTCCCTGAAAGATGCCATCCTTACCTCTGAGAATGGCGTCTTTTCGTTCCAGAACCAGGGGAGCAGGGTCCATCTCAATTCGCGTTTCATCCCCGAATTTAACTGGTACCTGCTGGTCGAGCAGAATGAAGATGCTGCACTCAGCAGTATCTATAAAACTCTGGTCATCAACCTGCTGATCTGCGCGGCACTAACCGCAATTGTGCTCTTTTTGACCCACTTGACCATCAAGTCTTACCAGTCCCGGATTGAAACCCTGCGCGGCATCGTGCCGATCTGCGCCTTTTGCAAAAAAGTTCGTGACGACCAGGGCTACTGGAACCAGGTCGAAGCTTATATCGAAAAGCACTCCGAAGCCGAATTTTCTCACTCCTACTGCCCTGACTGTGTCGATAAAAACTTTCCACAATACGCAGACAAGATCAATAAGCGCTCGTGA
- a CDS encoding SulP family inorganic anion transporter: MYEFLVNKTASYKNDILSGLTVSLALVPEAVAFAFVAGVQPLVGLYAAFMVGLITAVLGGRPGMISGATGALAVVMIDLVATHGVEYLFATVVLMGIIQISAGVLRLGKFIRLIPHPVMLGFVNGLGIVIFLAQLGQFKIADKDNVLHWMQDPPLYLMLGLVALTMAIIILLPKLTKAVPAALVAILVVTALVHGFGLDTRTVGDLASLAGGLPDFHIPMVVLTLDSIKIILPYAIILAAIGLIESLMTLTLIDEVTETRGRGNRECIGQGVANVVTGFFGGMGGCAMIGQSIINVNSGGRGRLSGIAAVLFLLSYILFASDLIEMIPLAALIGVMFMVVVGTFAWSSLRILHKIPLTDALVLVLVSAVTVFTDLAIAVAIGVIVSALVFAWQNARRIYAEISTEANGTKTYCLHGPLFFGSVRSFHDQFTPADDPDEVVIDFQRSRVCDHSGLEAVSSLTERYLGQGKKLRLKHLSAECRTLLSNAGSMIEVNVIEDPRYRVALDELA, encoded by the coding sequence ATGTACGAATTTCTCGTCAATAAGACGGCTAGCTACAAAAATGACATTCTCTCCGGCCTGACAGTTTCGCTGGCGCTGGTACCCGAAGCGGTCGCTTTCGCCTTCGTCGCCGGTGTTCAGCCCCTGGTCGGTCTTTATGCCGCCTTTATGGTCGGACTGATCACCGCGGTTCTGGGTGGCCGACCGGGGATGATCTCCGGGGCGACCGGTGCGCTGGCGGTGGTGATGATCGACCTGGTCGCCACGCATGGCGTCGAGTATCTGTTTGCGACCGTGGTGCTGATGGGGATCATCCAGATCAGTGCCGGGGTGCTGCGTCTGGGCAAGTTTATCCGCCTGATTCCGCATCCGGTGATGCTTGGTTTTGTCAACGGTCTGGGGATTGTCATCTTTCTCGCCCAACTCGGCCAGTTCAAAATCGCCGACAAGGACAACGTACTGCATTGGATGCAGGACCCGCCGCTCTATTTGATGCTCGGCCTTGTCGCCCTTACCATGGCGATCATCATCCTTCTCCCTAAACTCACCAAAGCCGTCCCCGCTGCCCTGGTCGCGATATTGGTGGTCACCGCGCTGGTCCATGGTTTCGGCCTTGACACCCGCACCGTCGGCGACCTCGCTTCATTAGCCGGAGGCCTGCCGGACTTTCATATCCCGATGGTGGTTCTAACCCTGGACAGCATCAAAATCATCCTCCCCTACGCGATAATCCTCGCCGCCATCGGCCTGATCGAATCGTTGATGACCCTGACCTTGATCGACGAAGTCACCGAAACCCGTGGTCGCGGCAACCGCGAATGCATCGGTCAAGGCGTCGCCAATGTCGTGACCGGTTTCTTCGGTGGCATGGGCGGTTGCGCCATGATTGGTCAGAGCATCATCAACGTCAATTCGGGTGGACGCGGACGCCTATCAGGGATTGCGGCGGTGCTCTTTCTGCTCAGCTACATTCTCTTCGCTTCGGATCTGATCGAGATGATTCCGCTGGCCGCACTGATCGGCGTGATGTTTATGGTGGTAGTCGGAACCTTCGCCTGGTCGAGCCTGCGCATCCTGCATAAGATCCCTCTTACAGATGCCCTGGTCCTGGTCCTGGTTTCAGCGGTCACCGTCTTTACCGATCTGGCCATCGCCGTCGCCATCGGTGTGATCGTATCGGCGCTGGTCTTCGCCTGGCAGAACGCGCGGCGCATCTATGCTGAAATTTCAACGGAAGCAAACGGGACAAAAACCTATTGCCTGCATGGCCCCCTGTTCTTCGGCTCGGTCCGTTCTTTCCACGATCAATTCACTCCGGCAGACGATCCCGACGAAGTGGTTATCGACTTTCAGCGCTCACGCGTCTGCGACCATTCGGGGCTCGAAGCGGTCAGCAGCCTCACCGAACGCTATCTGGGGCAGGGGAAGAAACTGCGCTTGAAACACCTGAGCGCCGAATGCCGTACCCTGCTCAGCAACGCCGGAAGCATGATTGAGGTCAACGTCATCGAAGACCCGCGCTACCGCGTGGCGCTGGATGAACTAGCCTGA
- a CDS encoding IS3 family transposase (programmed frameshift), whose product MYSKAFRALMVRKMADPNGPGPMSIAKDIGVSRSTLYRWAGETDTVDVAALPDPPSFSKSMQRMSSMKRPQDWSPEEKLAAVLEATSLSEEDLGPFLRSRGLHEAHLQQWHEQILVGLEPAPTTRVVRKRIQELEKELNRKDKALAEAAALLVLKKKGPGHLGGRGRRHDPVARKKVLALIEQAVRCGARLEPAARMLGLTARTVQRWRGQHGGYDRRNGPKVTPANKLSSSERQQVLSVSNSLGYRDLSPRQIVPRLADKGQYIASESTFYRILRAEGQLAHRERCRPVKHRRPKEKKATGPCQVWSWDISYLRSIVRGQFFYLYLILDIWSRKIMAATVFSVEGDQNASLLFMDVICNHNINPEGLILHSDNGSPMKGSTMLATLQRLGVMPSFSRPSVSNDNPFSESLFRTLKYRPEYPSHPFASVQQAQQWVDRFVLWYNTEHRHSEIRFVTPDERHYGQEKAILDKRKEVYELARQKTPSRWTQQTRNWKPIEIVVLNPAPERPSEEGLRRGPQHSDIIK is encoded by the exons ATGTATTCCAAAGCGTTCAGAGCCTTGATGGTTAGGAAGATGGCAGATCCAAACGGACCTGGCCCAATGTCTATTGCCAAGGACATTGGCGTCTCACGAAGCACCCTCTATCGATGGGCGGGTGAAACTGATACCGTAGATGTTGCTGCTCTCCCTGACCCGCCCTCATTCTCCAAATCCATGCAGAGGATGTCCAGCATGAAACGACCGCAAGATTGGAGTCCTGAAGAGAAACTGGCTGCTGTGCTTGAGGCGACTTCCCTTTCAGAGGAAGATCTTGGTCCCTTCTTGCGCAGTCGGGGCTTACATGAAGCCCATTTGCAACAGTGGCATGAGCAGATACTGGTAGGACTTGAACCAGCCCCAACAACACGTGTTGTCAGAAAACGCATTCAGGAACTCGAGAAAGAACTCAATCGCAAAGATAAGGCTTTGGCTGAAGCTGCGGCTTTGCTGGTTCTCAAAAAAAAAG GCCCAGGACATTTGGGGGGACGAGGACGACGACACGACCCTGTAGCGAGAAAGAAGGTGCTAGCCCTAATCGAGCAAGCAGTGCGCTGTGGAGCCAGGTTGGAGCCCGCCGCTCGGATGCTCGGGTTAACAGCCCGAACTGTACAGCGATGGCGAGGTCAGCATGGTGGCTACGACCGACGCAATGGTCCAAAGGTCACACCAGCGAACAAGCTGTCCTCTTCAGAACGACAACAGGTCCTGTCAGTGTCCAATTCCCTGGGGTATCGAGACCTCTCTCCTCGGCAGATCGTCCCCCGCCTGGCTGATAAAGGGCAGTATATCGCTTCGGAATCGACCTTCTACCGCATTTTGCGAGCTGAAGGTCAATTAGCGCATCGGGAACGCTGCCGACCAGTCAAGCATCGTCGCCCAAAGGAGAAAAAAGCAACCGGCCCATGCCAGGTGTGGTCCTGGGATATCTCCTATCTCAGATCAATAGTGAGGGGCCAGTTCTTCTATTTGTACCTGATTCTCGACATCTGGAGCCGTAAGATCATGGCGGCAACGGTCTTTTCCGTGGAGGGAGACCAGAATGCCTCTTTGTTGTTCATGGATGTGATTTGCAATCACAATATAAACCCCGAAGGGCTGATCCTGCATTCTGACAACGGCAGTCCAATGAAGGGATCGACGATGTTGGCAACCCTTCAGCGCCTGGGTGTGATGCCTTCTTTTAGTCGGCCTAGTGTCAGCAATGACAACCCTTTCTCGGAGTCGCTGTTCCGCACTTTGAAGTATCGACCGGAATACCCCTCGCACCCTTTTGCGTCTGTACAACAGGCACAGCAATGGGTTGATCGATTCGTTCTTTGGTACAACACCGAACATCGGCACAGCGAGATCCGCTTCGTGACTCCGGATGAACGTCACTACGGGCAGGAAAAAGCCATTCTAGATAAACGCAAAGAAGTTTACGAGCTGGCTAGACAAAAGACCCCTAGCCGTTGGACTCAGCAGACCCGCAACTGGAAACCGATTGAAATTGTTGTGCTAAACCCGGCACCCGAAAGGCCCTCCGAAGAGGGCCTCCGAAGAGGGCCTCAACATAGCGATATAATTAAATGA
- a CDS encoding YrhK family protein, with amino-acid sequence MSEHESLSMEFDLGREHVIVQRRYEAVGAINDLLIAIWFLVGSFFFLSNSLVERGTWLFIVGSVQLLIKPVLKLASLIHVRHVYHTKVKKSQ; translated from the coding sequence ATGAGCGAGCACGAAAGTCTAAGTATGGAATTTGATTTAGGTCGAGAACATGTAATTGTTCAACGCAGATATGAGGCTGTAGGAGCGATAAATGATCTTTTGATCGCAATCTGGTTTTTGGTAGGAAGTTTTTTCTTTCTTTCAAATTCCTTGGTGGAGCGTGGCACTTGGCTGTTTATCGTTGGCAGTGTGCAGTTATTGATAAAGCCGGTATTAAAACTAGCGAGCTTGATACACGTAAGACACGTTTATCACACAAAAGTTAAAAAAAGTCAGTAG
- a CDS encoding GPMC system family 4 glycosyltransferase produces MNLLIIIPRQPHTTGNHVSASRFALSLSHRGWQIRIIEVAENEPAPILEALQSPPDIVLLLHAYRSGKPWLLSQAQFDIPYAVLLTGTDLNRDLNNPERALIINRTLTGASAVIVQNPIAFSGLQETNNPWIAKLKLLPPGIVLGAAGYPLRSNLGLSAEDLLMLHPGSLRPVKGSLELAKMARGLLKCTPNLHLAFCGPVLDTEYAAQFFAALQMQPRTYYLGEIPYAAMPDVLLQSDLILNNSTSEGVPNALVEAASLGRPILARNIPGNASVVRPEDNGLVFDDDLDFERQALRLITEPTLRQRLSRPDLLSFSAEIEGERLGDLLEEVLRGAAD; encoded by the coding sequence ATGAATCTGCTGATCATCATCCCCCGTCAACCCCATACCACCGGCAACCATGTCAGCGCCAGCCGTTTTGCCCTGAGCCTGTCGCATCGCGGCTGGCAGATACGCATTATTGAGGTGGCCGAGAACGAACCTGCCCCGATTCTTGAAGCCTTGCAATCGCCGCCGGACATCGTTCTGCTGCTGCATGCCTATCGCAGCGGGAAGCCCTGGTTGCTGAGTCAGGCGCAGTTCGATATCCCCTACGCCGTGCTGCTGACCGGTACCGATCTCAACCGTGACCTGAATAACCCGGAGCGCGCGTTAATTATCAATCGAACCCTGACTGGAGCCAGCGCTGTTATCGTGCAGAACCCTATTGCTTTCAGTGGTCTGCAGGAGACAAATAATCCCTGGATCGCCAAGTTAAAGCTGTTGCCCCCAGGGATTGTGCTTGGCGCCGCCGGTTATCCCTTGCGGAGTAACCTCGGACTCTCTGCAGAAGATCTGTTGATGTTGCACCCCGGCAGTCTGCGCCCGGTGAAGGGGAGCCTTGAACTGGCGAAGATGGCGAGAGGTCTGCTGAAGTGCACTCCGAACTTGCATCTGGCATTTTGTGGCCCGGTTCTCGATACTGAATATGCCGCTCAATTCTTCGCCGCACTCCAAATGCAGCCACGCACTTACTATCTGGGCGAGATTCCCTATGCTGCGATGCCCGATGTGCTGCTGCAGTCTGATTTGATTCTGAATAATTCAACCTCCGAAGGGGTGCCTAACGCCCTGGTCGAAGCTGCCAGCCTCGGGCGTCCGATTCTAGCGCGCAATATCCCCGGAAACGCCAGCGTTGTGCGGCCTGAGGACAATGGCCTGGTGTTTGACGACGACCTTGATTTTGAGCGCCAGGCGCTCAGATTGATTACCGAACCGACCCTGCGGCAACGCTTGAGTCGTCCTGATCTCCTGAGCTTCTCGGCTGAAATTGAAGGGGAGCGGTTAGGCGATTTGCTCGAAGAAGTATTGCGCGGCGCGGCTGACTAA
- a CDS encoding type 1 glutamine amidotransferase domain-containing protein, with translation MKILMVLTSHDKLGDTGLKTGFWLEEFASPYYTFIDSKAEVTLASPQGGQPPLDPKSDEPDFHTAATARFREDAAAQKLLANTRRLDTLNAADFDAIFYPGGHGPLWDLAEDKASIALIEAFYRAGKPLGLVCHAPGVLRHAKGVDGAPLVKGKRVTGFSNSEEEAVQLTKIVPFLVEDMLKKNGGLYAKGADWGSHIEIDGKLLTGQNPASSEAVAQEMVKLF, from the coding sequence ATGAAGATTTTGATGGTTTTGACTTCACATGACAAATTAGGTGACACCGGCCTCAAGACCGGTTTCTGGCTGGAAGAATTCGCTTCGCCCTACTACACGTTTATCGACAGCAAGGCTGAGGTCACCCTGGCTTCGCCGCAGGGCGGTCAGCCGCCGCTGGATCCCAAAAGTGATGAGCCGGACTTTCATACCGCCGCGACCGCGCGCTTTCGTGAGGATGCCGCCGCGCAAAAATTGCTCGCCAACACCCGGCGTCTTGATACGCTCAACGCCGCTGATTTTGACGCCATCTTTTACCCTGGTGGTCACGGGCCGCTCTGGGACCTGGCCGAAGACAAGGCCTCAATCGCACTGATCGAAGCTTTTTACCGTGCCGGAAAACCCCTGGGTCTGGTCTGCCATGCCCCCGGCGTGCTGCGTCATGCCAAGGGTGTCGATGGTGCCCCGCTGGTCAAGGGGAAACGCGTGACCGGTTTCAGCAACAGCGAAGAAGAGGCGGTACAACTGACTAAAATAGTGCCGTTTCTGGTGGAAGATATGCTCAAGAAAAATGGCGGTCTCTACGCCAAAGGTGCCGACTGGGGGAGTCATATTGAGATTGACGGCAAGCTGTTAACCGGGCAGAATCCGGCCTCATCTGAGGCGGTCGCACAAGAGATGGTTAAACTGTTCTAG